The following coding sequences lie in one Streptomyces xiamenensis genomic window:
- a CDS encoding SSI family serine proteinase inhibitor: MYSSSLAALVLAALAGTAQPQPAPAPTHELTITVSDHGSADGVQRLRCSPAGGDHPRAADACAAIEAARTPFAPLAEGTLCTRVYGGPATARVEGVWDGQRVAAEFSRTDGCEIARWDALVPALPRVGNHS, from the coding sequence GTGTACAGCAGTTCCCTCGCCGCCCTCGTTCTCGCCGCTCTGGCCGGCACCGCGCAGCCGCAGCCGGCGCCCGCGCCCACCCACGAGCTGACGATCACCGTAAGCGATCACGGGTCGGCCGACGGCGTCCAGCGGCTCCGCTGCTCGCCGGCCGGCGGGGACCACCCGCGGGCGGCCGACGCCTGTGCCGCCATCGAGGCCGCGCGGACGCCGTTCGCGCCGCTCGCCGAGGGCACCCTGTGCACCCGCGTCTACGGCGGACCGGCCACCGCGCGGGTCGAAGGGGTGTGGGACGGGCAGCGGGTGGCCGCCGAGTTCAGCCGCACGGACGGGTGTGAGATCGCCCGCTGGGACGCCCTCGTCCCCGCCCTGCCGCGGGTCGGCAACCACTCCTGA